From a region of the Mytilus galloprovincialis chromosome 3, xbMytGall1.hap1.1, whole genome shotgun sequence genome:
- the LOC143067758 gene encoding protein PML-like: protein MNKMLRAEDVKEEFLLCCICTKDFDEDLHVPRVLPCLHTFCQSCLRKMLKGEVLPCPMCKTEYLLPSEGIYVFPKDATRRNLIEFLRVRKRSSDIICKDCPDDNIASEFCKECYIFMCLECTRAHRRSLASRNHAVLSVEQLQKQGPEIFKRRLKCNKQGHEGQHLSFYCAKKGCEKMICTSCTVCDHDKNRGHIIQNMNDVHVEKKHELDKIFRMLEEDVKIAKELHKQTEQEMVNLDIKEFEVEQELDDAVKRCHDMIERRREDLREKVAILTDAKKSSLRARAEQLESFIQGVTGAREFSENIMTHTDVSEFVPLHTTLYRRLKVLTKHHVKKTMQIESPAFEPTRMEGDFHRFVKGMGNVTTVTHNKQLCTTRGHSDVSLASLRNTQAEGDVRHGEITCPNITFDSNTVHQYRDVSEDGKTLKNQSIGGQRLIGSNERRLKNYRGAISSRPLKGPGKFYFEVLVDFQITKPLDNVNFVFEIGFSRRHDVDIGHYVYDQSTAWSFCAQQCDEHKQLCQWCRHNGRNLAHAPLSSASAGTVSQNTYGFLLETEQKRITVYDCTFKKKFYTFHNVDVSRPIWPVFGCHWPSKVKIDITLKTGADIVSIPNYMRTSSTMA from the exons ATGAACAAAATGCTTCGAGCAGAAGACGTTAAAGAAGAATTTCTTCTGTGCTGTATTTGCACAAAAGATTTTGATGAGGATTTGCATGTTCCTAGagttttaccatgtttacacacATTTTGTCAAAGCTGTTTGAGGAAAATGTTAAAAGGGGAAGTATTGCCATGCCCAATGTGTAAAACAGAGTATCTCTTACCAAGTGAGGGTATATATGTGTTCCCGAAAGACGCTACCCGTAGAAATCTTATTGAGTTTTTACGCGTGCGTAAGCGATCGTCTGATATCATTTGCAAAGACTGTCCCGACGATAATATTGCTTCAGAGTTCTGTAAAGAGTGTTACATTTTTATGTGTCTTGAATGCACTCGTGCTCACAGACGAAGTTTAGCATCTAGAAACCATGCAGTTTTATCTGTAGAACAACTTCAGAAACAAGGACCAGAAATATTCAAAAGGAGATTAAAATGCAATAAGCAGGGTCATGAAGGTCAGCACTTAAGTTTTTATTGTGCAAAGAAAGGGTGTGAAAAGATGATATGTACCTCTTGTACAGTCTGTGATCATGATAAAAACAGGGGTCATATCATCCAAAATATGAACGATGTCCATGTGGAAAAGAAGCACGAACTTGATAAAATATTTCGTATGCTCGAAGAAGACGTAAAAATTGCAAAGGAGCTCCATAAACAAACAGAACAGGAAATGGTAAATTTAGACATTAAGGAATTTGAAGTAGAACAGGAACTAGATGATGCCGTCAAACGATGTCACGATATGATTGAGCGAAGGCGAGAAGACCTGCGGGAAAAGGTGGCAATATTAACTGATGCTAAAAAGTCATCTTTACGAGCACGAGCTGAACAACTTGAAAGTTTCATTCAAGGCGTAACAGGGGCTAGAGAATTCTCAGAAAATATAATGACTCATACTGACGTCTCAGAATTTGTACCCTTACACACTACTTTATACAGACGACTCAAAGTTCTTACGAAACACCACGTTAAAAAGACAATGCAGATAGAATCACCTGCATTTGAGCCAACAAGAATGGAGGGAGATTTTCATAGATTTGTGAAAGGAATGGGAAATGTTACAACAGTTACACACAACAAACAACTATGTACAACACGTGGTCATTCTGATGTCAGCTTAGCATCACTCAGAAATACACAAG ctgaAGGAGACGTTCGACATGGTGAAATAACAT GTCCAAACATCACTTTTGATTCTAACACAGTCCATCAATATAGAGATGTAAGCGAAGACGGCAAGACTTTAAAAAATCAATCCATTGGTGGACAAAGATTAATTGGATCTAATGAGAGACGATTGAAAAATTATAGGGGAGCTATTAGTAGCCGACCACTGAAAGGACCAGgaaagttttattttgaagttCTTGTCGATTTTCAAATTACCAAGCCCTTAGACAATGTAAACTTTGTATTTGAAATTGGTTTCAGTCGCCGACACGACGTAGACATTGGACATTATGTCTATGACCAGAGTACAGCATGGTCATTTTGTGCGCAGCAATGTGATGAACATAAACAGTTGTGTCAGTGGTGTCGACATAATGGACGTAACCTTGCACACGCGCCTCTGTCGTCTGCTTCTGCGGGAACTGTTAGTCAGAACACCTATGGTTTTCTTTTAGAAACCGAGCAGAAGAGAATAACAGTCTATGACTGTACCTTCAAGAAGAAGTTTTATACATTTCACAATGTTGACGTTTCACGTCCTATTTGGCCAGTGTTTGGTTGTCATTGGCCTAGCAAGGTCAAAATAGACATCACACTGAAAACAGGTGCAGATATTGTTTCTATTCCGAATTATATGCGAACATCTTCAACCATGGCGTAA